GTCGATCGCGCGGCCGATCAGACGTTCGGCGTCACTCTGCTGCAGATCGCCGATGTGCTGCCAGATGCCGCCCGAGCCGCCGAAGGTCATCGTGCCGAGGCACAGTTCCGACACGAAAACGCCAGTGCGGCCAAGCTGGTTGTATCGCATGGTTCGAGACTCCACGTGGGTGATGATGCGGTGCTGGGTCGATCAGAATACTCAATGCGTGGCAATGCTGCTGGTGGGTTGACATGGCTTTCGATGTTGCCTCGTGCGATGCAGCATGGACCGCTTTTCGAGCACGCTTTCATCACCATTTCATTCAGCACACGCGCGCATTTTTTCCGTCTTGCCGCTCTTTGGCTCATGTAGCATCGGCGTCGTGTTCTACAGGCTGATGAGAAGCGCGCGCGTGAACATATCGTCATCGCAGATGCCGGTGTGTGTTTGAAGTTGTCGACCGGTAGTTGCGTTATCGGCACGCACAATCGCCAGCCTCGGCACGCCCTCGCGAAACCTGCGAGACTGAATGGGTCTAACGGTTTTTACGGGCATGGCGCACCGCCCACTGGATATGCAGCGCCCCGCCCCCATCTTCGACGTCATGACTTCCGCCTCTTCCGCCGCCCTCGGGCCGGCCGACTCGCTGGCCGATTTCCATCCGGCCGTCGCGGGCTGGTTCCAGAAGACCTTTGCCGCGCCCACGGACGCGCAGGTCGCCGCATGGCCGTTGATCCGCGGCGGCCGGCACACGCTTGTCGCGGCGCCGACAGGCTCGGGCAAGACGCTGACCGCGTTTCTCGCCGCGCTCGACGAACTCGTGCGCGACGGGCTCGCGCACGGCGGCGCATTGCCGGACGAGACGCTGGTGGTCTACGTGTCGCCGCTCAAGGCGCTGTCGAACGATATCCGCGTCAATCTGCAGATGCCGCTCGAAGGCATCGCGCACGAACTCGCCGCACGCGGCCTGCCCGTGCCAGAGATCCGCACCGCCGTGCGCACGGGCGACACGACGCAGCAGGAACGCGCCGCGCTGAAGAAGCGCGCGCCGCACATTCTCGTCACGACGCCCGAATCGCTGTACGTGCTGCTCGGCTCGGCGTCGGGCCGCAAGATGCTCGCGACGGTCCGCACGGTGATCGTCGATGAAATCCACGCGATGGCGGGCGGCAAGCGCGGCAGCCATCTCGCGCTGTCGCTCGAACGGCTCGATGCGCTGTGCGGCCGGCGCCTGCCGCGCATCGGCTTGTCGGCGACGCAAAAACCGATCGAAGCCGTCGCGCGCTTTCTGGTCGGCGGCGCGAGTGTCGACAGCCACGAACCCGCCGACTGCGCGATCGTCGATGTCGGCCATGTGCGAGAGCGCGATCTCGCGCTGGAAATCCCGCCCGTGCCGCTCGAAGCGGTGATGTCCAACGAAGCGTGGGAGCTCGTCTACAACCGGCTCGCCGAACTGGTCGCGCTACACCGCACCACGCTCGTGTTCGTCAATACGCGGCGCATGGCCGAGCGCGCCGCGCGGCATCTGACCGAGCGTCTCGGCAAGGACGCTGTCGCCGCGCATCACGGCAGCCTCGCGAAGGAACATCGCCTCGACGCGGAGCAGCGTTTGAAGCGCGGCGAACTGCGCGTGCTGATCGCAACGGCTTCGCTGGAACTGGGCATCGATATCGGCGACGTCGATCTGGTCTGCCAGATGGGCTCGCCGCGCGCGATCGCGCCGTTTCTGCAACGCGTCGGACGTTCGGGCCACCATGTGGGCGGCATGCCGAAGGGAAGGCTGTTCCCGTCGTCGCGTGACGATCTGATCGAATGCGCAGCGCTGCTCGATTGCGTGCGGCGCGGTGAACTCGACCTGCTGCACATTCCGCGCGCGCCGCTCGACGTGCTCGCGCAGCAGATCGTCGCCGAAGTCTGCAACGCCGAATGGAGCGAGGACGCGCTGTTCGAACGCTTCCGCCACGCCGCGCCGTATGCTGCGCTCGAACGCGAGCAATACGACGCCGTGTTGCGCATGCTCGCCGAGGGCTACACGAGCCGTCACGGTCCGCGCGCTGCGTACGTGCATCGCGACGCCGTCAACGGCACATTGCGCGGGCGGCGCGGCGCGCAGCTCTACGCGGTGACGTCGGGCGGCACGATTCCGGAGAACGCGGATTACACAGTGGTACTCGAACCGCAAGGGCTCAATATCGGCACGGTCAACGAAGACTTCGCCGTCGAAAGCCTCGCAGGCGACGTGTTCCAGCTCGGCAATGCGTCATACCGGATCATGCGGGTCGAAAGCGGCCGCGTGCGCGTCGAGGACGCGCAAGGCCAGCCGCCGAACATTCCGTTCTGGCTCGGCGAGGCGCCCGGGCGCAGCGATGAGTTGTCGGCGGGCGTCGCGCGGCTGCGCTCGGAGATCGAGCGGCGGCTCGCCGTCGCGAAGACCATTTCGTCAATTACTTCGGATACCGATACATTTGCCGATTCGCACGGCGGCGGCATCGCAACCCTCGCCGAGCAACCGGCCACGGTCGCGCTCGATCTCGAACCCGCCATCGCGTGGCTCGTTGAACAGACTGATCTGCCCGAAGCGGCGGCACGGCAGATCGTCGAATATCTGGCGCGCGCCCGCCAGGCGCTCGGCGCGCTGCCGACACAAGACACGCTCGTCATGGAGCGTTTTTTCGACGAATCGGGCGGCACGCAGCTTGTGATTCATACGCCGTTCGGCAGTCGCGTCAATCGCGCGTGGGGCCTCGCGTTGCGCAAGCGCTTTTGCCGCACGTTCAATTTCGAGTTGCAGGCGGCCGCGACGGAAGACGCGATCGTGCTGTCGCTGACGGGCGCGCACAGCTTCGCGCTCGATGAAGTGTGGCGCTATCTGCGCTCCGCGACAGCCGAACATGTGCTGATCCAGGCGCTGCTCGACGCGCCGCTGTTCGGCGTGCGCTGGCGCTGGAACGCGACGACGGCGCTTGCGTTGCCGCGCTACACGGGCGGACGCAAGACGCCGCCGCCGTTGCAGCGCATGCGCAGCGACGATCTACTCGCGACCGTGTTTCCCGATCAAGCCGCGTGCCTCGAAAACATCGCCGGCGAGCGCGAGTTGCCGAGTCATCCGCTCGTCGATCAGACGGTCGACGATTGTCTGCACGAAGCGATGGATACGGATGCGTGGCTCGCGTTGCTGCGTCGGATCGAAAGCGGCAAGATCGCGCTCGTCTCGCGCGATTTGCCCGCGCCTTCGCCGCTCGCCGCGGAAATCCTCACCGCGAAACCGTACGCGTTTCTCGACGATGCACCGATCGAAGAGCGCCGTACGCAGGCGGTGCTGAATCGCCGCTACACGAGCGGCCCCGAATCCGCCGACGATCTCGGCGCGCTCGATGCCGACGCGATTGCGAGTGTCGGCGAAGAAGCGTGGCCGCAAGCGCGCAACACCGACGAGATGCACGAAGCGCTGACAGGCCTTGCGTGCATCACGGAGGCCGAGGCGCAGCGCAACGAAGGCTGGCCCGCGTGGCTCGCGGAACTCGCTAAAACAGGCCACGCCGCGCGCATGCAGATC
The Paraburkholderia terrae genome window above contains:
- a CDS encoding DEAD/DEAH box helicase; its protein translation is MTSASSAALGPADSLADFHPAVAGWFQKTFAAPTDAQVAAWPLIRGGRHTLVAAPTGSGKTLTAFLAALDELVRDGLAHGGALPDETLVVYVSPLKALSNDIRVNLQMPLEGIAHELAARGLPVPEIRTAVRTGDTTQQERAALKKRAPHILVTTPESLYVLLGSASGRKMLATVRTVIVDEIHAMAGGKRGSHLALSLERLDALCGRRLPRIGLSATQKPIEAVARFLVGGASVDSHEPADCAIVDVGHVRERDLALEIPPVPLEAVMSNEAWELVYNRLAELVALHRTTLVFVNTRRMAERAARHLTERLGKDAVAAHHGSLAKEHRLDAEQRLKRGELRVLIATASLELGIDIGDVDLVCQMGSPRAIAPFLQRVGRSGHHVGGMPKGRLFPSSRDDLIECAALLDCVRRGELDLLHIPRAPLDVLAQQIVAEVCNAEWSEDALFERFRHAAPYAALEREQYDAVLRMLAEGYTSRHGPRAAYVHRDAVNGTLRGRRGAQLYAVTSGGTIPENADYTVVLEPQGLNIGTVNEDFAVESLAGDVFQLGNASYRIMRVESGRVRVEDAQGQPPNIPFWLGEAPGRSDELSAGVARLRSEIERRLAVAKTISSITSDTDTFADSHGGGIATLAEQPATVALDLEPAIAWLVEQTDLPEAAARQIVEYLARARQALGALPTQDTLVMERFFDESGGTQLVIHTPFGSRVNRAWGLALRKRFCRTFNFELQAAATEDAIVLSLTGAHSFALDEVWRYLRSATAEHVLIQALLDAPLFGVRWRWNATTALALPRYTGGRKTPPPLQRMRSDDLLATVFPDQAACLENIAGERELPSHPLVDQTVDDCLHEAMDTDAWLALLRRIESGKIALVSRDLPAPSPLAAEILTAKPYAFLDDAPIEERRTQAVLNRRYTSGPESADDLGALDADAIASVGEEAWPQARNTDEMHEALTGLACITEAEAQRNEGWPAWLAELAKTGHAARMQIAQHDALWLPAERLTCLRAIYPQAEVEPALRAPKGFDDAWTEDDALVDVVRARLTGFGPLPLASIARALALPASTVAQALTRLEAEGYVMRGRFTPGTTDEEWCERHLLARIHRYTVRRLRREIEPVERHDFMRFLFAWQRLTPDTRGEGRDALAAVLDQLEGFQAAASAWEEDILPARLKDYSITSLDELCRSGKIVWTRLTDRARGASGPVRSTPIVLLPRRALPVWTALLDTSKQPELSPKAQLVFDTLTQHGAMFFDELSGDVRLLRVELENALGELVAAGLVNSDSFAGLRALLKPVAKRNASHFPSRRPRGAGALIGGMDDAGRWALLRRRPAAAVSEEPAPSPSRRSSPSFAPEVIEHVAMALLRRYGVVFWRLLEREAEWLPPWRDLLRVYQRLEARGQVRGGRFVNGLAGEQFALPEAIPLLREVRRHANDGGFVCVAGTDPLNLVGTLLPGDKVPAVAGNRVLYRDGVAVASLVAGEFDLPLDADGETKQLMRMRLARRY